AAAGAtggaaaaaatatgtaaaaaggCACAGGTaaatatcatttaaaagttTCAATGTGTTTATCTTCAGTGAAATGGTTTCAAGTCTATGTAAGAGCTATTTTTCTTgatctaattttttaaaaattatttattgcaGGTTGCGGAACAAACATCACATAAAGTCATTGAAAAGAGAAGGAGAGACCGGATCAATTCTTGTTTGTCCGAACTCAGTCAAACTGTCCCCGCAGCTTTTTCTAAACAAGTAAGTAAAAAAGAGAACGACGTGATTTGTTTAGCTTATCAAGGATGAGAATATTCTAAATCTGAATATTTCATTACTGTTTACTTTTATTCTTTGCTGTCAACAGAGTGTAAAAGTTGATTTAcaaataagaatataaataaaCTTAAGATGTTTAAGAGATATCTGAACTATTATCacgaaaaaaattaattcaaggTTAGATGGATTTAAATCATGTTATGTATAAAATTACCATATTCATCGcaaatttaaatttcataaaatgtacTTTAATTCTGCGCTTATTCTGTGTGAATTTAATTCAAACATATGACAACACTTTTAGTTCTTAAACATGATTTAGATGTGCTTTTATACATTTCAACTGCTACAATATGATTGCTTCAAAATATTAGCGACACGACTTTTCCCACAGTAGCGGAGTATTATACAAGATTTATGTAtcattatttttacttttttctgATAATCATATGGTCATTTAAAGCGAATGCAATCATTACGTAAAAAAACCTCTAAAGATTGTTTTAAAAGTATTTATGCTAGGCGAAATCAAAATTATCCAGATATACCCAACTTACACTGTTTgataagggtttttttttttatttttttttttttatagaaacgATCAAGTTTTATTCTTGTGGGCAaataagaatatatttttttataattgCAGACATCTGGAAAACTAGAAAAGGCAGAGATCCTAGAAATGACAGTGGATTATCTGCGTGCAATTCAAGCAACAGAAATTGGCCTACGTTTCGAAAATAGTGAGTATTCAAAATGGCGGGCATCTGTCAGATTATGCGCTGCAATCACGTGTGACTTATGTCACAGCACGTGTCATTCACGATCCAATTATTATCCCAAGATATAACAAACACGGACTTTAATGGGCAGCATCATGTTCAATACAAGataaaatcaatagtttatTACCCCACCCGTACTCCCAGTGGTATTTTTCACAGCTGAAGAACGGatttgacaaataaaaatttaaaacaatagaTTTCTTTGTTATGTAGGTGAATGGTATTCCTCGGACATTTGGGCTGACTTTATGCATCATTACCAAGTGGGATATAATGACTGCATACGGGAGATACAGCGATTCATGACAGACGTGGAAGGTTTGAATGCTGCAGACGACAGGTGTGTCCGCTTAGTGTCTTACTTACAGACACGTTTCCGGCCGGAGTCGTCTGTGGCAGGTGGCGCTGCGTATAGAGACCTGTTACAGCGTCTAATGGCGTCCACGCAGTCCAGGCGCAACATGTACCTAACCAACTCCACGCCACCCGCAGGATTTACATCGTACCTGTCCACAGGTACCCGGCGATTTTCACCTTATATCTATCCAAAAATATCCACAGTTCCCTCACAAGAAATCCATACGCCCGGAGCATTTCATTTGCATCCTGCATACTCGACAAGTAAGACAATCTGTGCTCGAACGGACAATCTGAACTTGAAACAAAATTCAATGCATATGTGAACAAATTAGATTTCCTATGCtgaaatactttatttataATGTTTGTGTACTCAGTAGAagtaaatgtttgaaaacgaaTTCTTTATAGTGTTGATTGTGATTTATGGGAAATCGTTCGGCCTACTCACTTTACCATACAATCAAATTAGATTTGAGAATTATCAATCTTCCAATTTTAAACGACTAAAATTAATGTTCACCATCGGTATGTTATAAATAATGTTTCTAGAGGTTCCATGCCGAGGCGTCTACTGAAGAACCAGCTACTCttgaaaacaaaaatcgataaccatattttgaatgattcaATTAAAACTTTGAAGTATCGTTTTTATCAGTTTCAAACATTCAATGGTTTCCTTAAATCGATTATTCATGTTGTCAGTCTAGCTGATGAATAATGAATGCTGCGAAGCACGAATTTAGATTTATTTCTTTACGTTTTACATTTCGTCATTTTTCCATATTTTCCGTAAATACATTTCGCGGGTATTTGAGCTCATGCACGAGAGCTTTTGCGCTTAGTATATAAACTACTACTGGTCAGTTTTCGGGCAGTGCGAAGTTCGTTACAAGCAACAAAGGTCGCTTTTGTATTTCTGTGCCTTTGCCTTCCCTCCCACCCAgcccattttcagttttgaattcatATGCTTTCAGTAGTGATTTTTCTGCTTTGTTGATTTGGTATTTGCTTATTAAAAGCGATCTTGTAACGAACGTAACCAACCTATtcactttttctgttttgttttattattattatatttattttcggatgagggcactgagggagaaaataaaatatgtgaaGTGAAGTTCAATAAAAAAGATTCCATGAGGTGaaaatactagtacatgtacactgacCCTCTAAAGTTCATTTCTTAAAAGCCGCGGTCAAAAGAATCAGTGTAGCGCCTAACTCGTATTCATGGGCGACATGAATGATATTGAAGTAGATGCACTACTTTCtgatttttaagaatttttttaaaatcgtaTTTTGCAAATGGGAATAATCATTTTAAGAAACTACGAAACGGCAAGTACAGAAATCATATTCTCCCATTTATCTTCTGTTGAATTTCAGAAGATTGTCACATATACGTTGAAATATCCGTTATGGATCGTTATTTTTTGGTCGATGTCAAAATGTTTTCCAAGATtaatttccttttctttttaaatttctttacaCATCTTACTCAACATAGCTTTGCTTGGCGCTTCATTAAATGACTATTTCTCCCGTTTTATCCACCAAAAGTTGTACACAGATATTAGCATATATCTATATTCTGTTGTGGTGTTTGGTTCCTGGATATGTCATAAAAGATCGGATaaatgtactcaattcaatttaagGAGGCTTgagttaatatatattttggcttagtttggttgtaatggcttagtttggttgtaatgGCTTAGTTTGGCTGTAAAAAGTACAACTGTaaaattcatgttaaaaaagAAGGAACTTggttttctatgatgttcaaaagttgaaatatattacccATCCCTATTTAACTATGTACAATTTCCCTCCGCTGTTTTGGACTTCATTGACGAATCATGAGAATAAATTGCATTCCGCACGGTAATTTGTAATCATTTTacctataaaaacaaaaaattcatttcattttgggAAGAAAAGTTTGTAGCAGATGTCGTTGTAACTACATTTTTTCGCATGGATTATCAGATTAATTTCTCTCCCAACTTTTCTTGCTGTCATTACGGTGGATTCTAAAATTCAAATATCAGAATCAACTAACAAAAGTATTATCAACCAGTCAACACCTAAATTAGAGATTCAAATACCAGAATCAACTAACAAAAGTATTATCAACCAGTCAACACCTAAATTAGAGATTCAAATACCAGAATCAACTAACAAAAGTATTATCAACCAGTCAACACCTAAATTAGAGATTCAAATACCAGAATCAACTAACAAAAGTATTATCAACCAGTCAACACCTAAATTCGAGATTCAAAGACCAGAATCAACTAAAAGAAGCATTATAAACACGTCAACACCAAAGTTAAAGATTCAAATGAAAGacgaggataacgaacagtgatcaatctcataactcctataaagcaatacaaaatagatagttgggcaaacacgaaaaaccacacacacaaaTATCAGAATCAACTAACAGAAGTATTATCAACCAACAACAATAACAACCACACcaaaattaaaggtttaaaATCAGGATCAACTAACAGAAGTATTATCAACCAACAACAATAATAACCACACCAAAATTAAAGGTTCAAAATCAGGATCAATGAACAGAAGTATTATCAACCAACAACAATAACAACCACACCAAAATTAAAGGTTCAAAATCAGGATCAACTAACAGAAGTATTATCAACCAACAACAATAATAACCACACCAAAATTAAAGGTTCAAAATCAGGGTCAATTAACAGAAGTATTATCAACCAACAACAATAACAACCACACCAAAATTAAAGGTTCAAAATCAGGATCAATGAACAGAAGTATTATCAACCAACAACAATAATAACCACACCAAAATTAAAGGTTCAAAATCAGGATCAACTAACAGAAGTATTATCAACCAACAACAATAATAACCACACCAAAATTAAAGGTTCAAAAAATCAGGATCAATGAACAGAAGTATTATCAACCAACAACAATAATAACCACACCAAAATTAAAGGTTCAAAATCAGGATCAATGAACAAAAGTATTATCAACCAACAACAATAACAACCACACCAAAATTAAAGGTTCAAAATCAGGATCAACTAACAGAAGTATTATCAACCAACAACAATAATAACCACACCAAAATTAAAGGTTCAAAATCAGGATCAACTAACAGAAGTATTATCAACCAACAACAATAACAACCACACCAAAATTAAAGGTTCAAAAAATCAGGATCAATGAACAGAAGTATTATCAACCAACAACAATAACAACCACACCAAAATTAAAGGTTCAAAAAATCAGGATCAATGAACAGAAGTATTATCAACCAACAACAATAACAACCACACCAAAATTAAAGGTTCAAAATCAGGATCAATGAACAAAAGTATTATCAACCAACAACAATAATAACCACACCAAAATTAAAGGTTCAAAATCAGGATCAATGAACAGAAGTATTATCAACCAACAACAATAATAACCACACCAAAATTAAAGGTTCAAAATCAGGATCAACTAACAGAAGTATTATCAACCAACAACAATAACAACCACACCAAAATTAAAGGTTCAAAATCAGGATCAATGAACAGAAGTATTATCAACCAACAACAATAACAACCACACCAAAATTAAAGGTTCAAAATCAGGATCAATGAACAGAAGTATTATCAACCAACAACAATAATAACCACACCAAAATTAAAGGTTCAAAATCAGGATCAATGAACAGAAGTATTATCAACCAACAACAATAATAACCACACCAAAATTAAAGGTTCAAAATCAGAATCAACTAACAACGGTAACATCGACTACACTTTAATCAAATTCCTatcttagtaaaaaaaaaagtgtttagTTAATGACCCTCTTTATAAATAGATGTGTCGGCAAGACTCGCGGGTGCCCGCTGGCatttgaataataaaatgctttctttggtTTCTTACACACGATATAAAGGTCGTAAAACATTGCAGACCCGCGTTATGCAAATCTTTTTCTGCGATGTTTGCGATCTTCTTAACCAAAGAAAGACCTTTCATTATAATGAATACATAATTTTGTGGATTTCTTGTATAAACACAAGTAGATACAAGATAAATATTATTGCCCTGGTCCGGTTTTTCAAAAGGTGTTAAACTTTTATATGGTGTTATCTTGGTGTTAACgtctgtgttaaagttaaccatgtgattaactgtttttcaaaagcgAGTTTGCGTTAACAATTTGTTAACGATGTGTTAACTATAATCCACCTCCAGTACCCATGAGtcttaacacagtggttaaaaGTGGACATTGACTTCATTTTCTGTCCATCTcagaataaaaaatatgaaaatttcaagGGCTCAGACAATTTGAGGTGTGAACTGATGTTGAACTATGACGGTGCATCGTTTCTGTTGTCATGAATTATCTATATTCATCAAACCTCATGAAATTGACCTTGAGAGGATAACTAATGGAGAATCTAGGACAGTTGTGCGATAATGTTACACCTTTCTGTCAGTGGCAATATCTTGCAAGTATTGGTAGACACTCGGCATAAAATTAAATGAGGGTTGTGGGTTGAAGTTGGAGTTATTTAAACGTACATAAATGTAACCGTTGAAATCACCTGACCTGGGCTTGTTTCCATATTCAGTAATGATTTCTATGATTGAAAGATGGTAAAGACTAAACGTAAATCAAACTCTGTATACATAAAGTAGATCATCATATAATACAGGTATATTAAGTcctaacaaaacaaaagcaatgTTTTTTACCATGAAAAAATCCGTAGATCCCCCCGAAACTAGTGTTTCAACAATGTTAGCTTGAATATGTTACGTTCACAAACACTTTGGTCTTACCTTTTCTAATGATTTAAGCTGGTCTGTGTATATTGAAAACATTGTTAATAATGCGTATAAAAAACTTGGTTTGctaaaaaagtta
This genomic window from Ostrea edulis chromosome 4, xbOstEdul1.1, whole genome shotgun sequence contains:
- the LOC125671327 gene encoding hairy and enhancer of split-related protein helt-like, producing MEKICKKAQVAEQTSHKVIEKRRRDRINSCLSELSQTVPAAFSKQTSGKLEKAEILEMTVDYLRAIQATEIGLRFENSEWYSSDIWADFMHHYQVGYNDCIREIQRFMTDVEGLNAADDRCVRLVSYLQTRFRPESSVAGGAAYRDLLQRLMASTQSRRNMYLTNSTPPAGFTSYLSTGTRRFSPYIYPKISTVPSQEIHTPGAFHLHPAYSTSKTICARTDNLNLKQNSMHM